In Flavobacterium piscisymbiosum, the sequence TTCTGAACTCACTACTAATTAAGCTGTTCGACTAGCATTGTCGCCAGAGAGTCAGGATATTTGAAGAGCGGGTTAATGATGAAGCATAAAAAAGAGATCCACAAGTCTCTTTTTTTATTTTATATATATATTACAAACTATTAGTTACCCTTTAATAATTTCTCCAAATACTCAATTTTATCTTTTTCCGCCTGCAGCAAACGCTCATAAAGCTTTTTATTTTCTTCTACAGATTCCATTAATTTATCTAAAGGATTGAAAGTACAATGATTATTAAATGTTCCGGCACTACTATCTGTGAAATTATTAAAATAATTAATTGCAGCTTCTTCCGAAAAATTTTTAAGAGCTTCAACACTTACGCCTAAAGCTTTTGCAACTTCGATGAGTTTTTCATCGCTTATAGTTTCGCTATTTTCTAAAGCAGATACAGCTTGTTGGTTTGTCCCTAAAGCTTGTGCCAAAGCTTCCTGTTTCATATCACGAAGTTCACGAATACGGCTAATTTTTCGCCCTATATGATTTGGTTTTGTAAGTGTGCTCATAATTCAAAGATAATAATTAAGTGTAATAAGTCGCAATATGTAAAAAACATATTTATCGCTGTACAATACGGCAAAAAATGATTGGGTACGAGACAATCTATTTCTTTCTTCGCTGGGTCAAACAAAAGTACAATTTTTCTTATAATAAAATAATAAAAGTCTAATTGTAAAATGATTAACAAGATACAACTAAAAAATATAAGCCATGGAAACCAATGAAATCAAAAAATTAGAGAATCTTAGACAATTAACGGCCAAATATTGCAATACTTTAACTCCGTCTGCTGATAAAACAGGAACTCATAAAGCCCAAATTAAAATGCAAAATTATTATGAATTGGGCTGTACGATTACCGAAATCATAAAATTATGTATTGTAGCATTAGAACAAGAGGCACATCAAACCTCGACTACAATAAAATATTCACCTATAAATGTGCCTCTCATTTTAGAAATGGTTTTAGAGATGTTTCCTTTGGATGAATTTGAATTGATAACAGAAATTAATGAATTGCTTGTCGAATAAATGAAAGCTCTTAGAAACCTGTTGCTCTGAAAGAGCTTTAGCAATAGCATGGTGCGAAGCACTATGAATGAAAAACGATTATAATTTTAAGCCCTGTAAGGGCGGAAGCCTAATTTCAACAATTATTTTTACCCTATTTAGCTGATGTTATTTAGGAAAACACCTTTTTCTCTTTATGCTCAATTTTCTTTTGCCCTTTCAGGGCAATTTTCACTTTTGATTTCATTCGTAGTGCGTTGCACTACGCTATTGCTAAAGCTCTTTCAGAGCAAAAGGTTTCGAACACTCATGATTGCAAATGCGCGCTATATTATATTGAGAATTAATTTTGGTAGAAACGTATCCTTTTTTTCTTTAGAAAAATAAAAGATATAGTCCCGAAGTTTCAGGAGCTGGATTAGGCTACTAATAAAACCCATAAGAATTTTGTATCTTAGTTTTTAGTAACCAATTTTATTTGATCGCTAATTTTCCCGATCGAATGAAATTATAAAATAAGACAAAATGCCCTGGAATCCGGAAATCTATAATAAGTTCAAAAATATTCGATATCAGCCTTTTTATGATCTGGCCGATTTTATTAAGCCTGTAAGAGGAATGAAAGCCATTGATTTAGGTTGTGGTACGGGAGAACAAACGGCGATTTTGGCCGATAAATTCAAAGAAGCCGATTTTCTGGGCGTAGATTCTTCGGCAGAAATGCTGGAACAATCCAAATCTTTAGAAACGGATCGTCTACATTTCAGAAAAGCAACTACTGAGGAAACATTAGCCTCGGGCGAAAAATGGGACTTGATTTTTAGTAATGCGGCCTTGCAATGGTCAAACGATCATGAAACTTTGTTTGCAGAATTGATAAAACTCGTAAACCTAAAAGGACAATTTGCAATACAAATGCCTGTTCAGCCGGAAAACAAACTCAACGTGATTCTTGCCGAATTGGTAGATGAGGAACCATTTAAATCATACTTGAATGGTTACAAAAGAGATTCCCCCGTTTTGAGTATCGACGAATATGCGCAAATTATGTTTGATGGCGGACTCGAAGAGTTACAGATTCAGCAAAAAGTATATCCTATAATTGCGAACGATCATGAAACGCTTTATAATTTTATATCCGGTTCGGCTTTGATTCCGTATATAGAACGTCTCGAAGGCGAGCAGAAAGCGCTTTTCATTAAAACTTATAAAGAGAGGATTGCGGAGCATTTCCCGAAACTTCCGGCGATTTATTCGTTTAAAAGGCTTTTGCTTTATGGTAGGAAAGCGTAGCTATAAGTTTTTAATATTGCCACAGATTAAACGATTAAAATGATTTTTTAAATCTGCTTAATCTGCGAGAAAACGAATCTATGTCTGTTATTTAAACACATAGAGACATAGCTTTTAGGATTGCTTAAAAGTCATTTCACTTTAAATATTACCACATAGACTCGTCGAAAAGCTGTGTGTTGAAAAATTTTCACGAAGATTTTAAAAAGATTTAAGCAGATATACGCAGATAATTATCTAAAATAAAATCTGCTTAATCTGCGAGAAAAAAAATCTTTGGCTATTATTAAACACATAGAGACATAGCTTTTAGGATCGCTTAAAAGTCGTTTCATTTGAAATATTACCGCATAGACTGGTCGAAAGTTATGTGTTGAAATTTTTCACGCAGATTTTAAAAAGATGTAAGCAGATATGCGCAGATAATTATTTAAAATAAAATCTGCTTAATCTGCGAGAAAAAAATCTTTGGTTATTATTAAACACATAGAAACATAGTTTTTAGGATTGTTTAAAAAGGCGTTTACTTAAAATATTACCGCTTAGGTTGATCGTTAAGCTATGTGAGAAAATCTAGATTTTTTTTAATTATCTAAGACATAACGTAAATCCTATGTTTCTATGTGTTTTAAATTTTTTTTCACGCAGATTTTGCAGATTAAGCAGATTTTAAAAAAACATTTTAATCCTTTATCGCGATAACTATCGGGAGTGAAAAAAAAAAGACTATCGCTGCAATATTGCTGAAGGTGCGATTCCATACTTTTTCTTGAAAGCAAAAGAAAAATGCGAAAGATCTTCGAAACCCAGATCAAGATAAATATCCGATGGTTTTTTTCCTTTTTTTTCGATCAGGAAATAACCTTCCTGAAGTCGTCTTTGTATGAGCCAGCGACTTGGCGTGTCTGAAAAAATGGATGCAAAATCACGTTTGAAACCCGAAATACTTCTTCCGGTGAGATATGCAAAGCGTTCCATACTGATATTAAACTTATAGTTTCTATTCATGTAGGCTTCTAAATCGATCTTTTCCGGCGGTGCAAAATCAAAAAGAATATCTGTTAGTTCAGTGTTTTCTTTTAAGAGAATCAAAAGCAATTCTTCGCGTTTAATACTCGAAAAAGTATCGTCGATTTCGCCTCCGTCATTATAATATGGCATCAGGGACAGAATAAAATTCGGAACTAAATCACTTTTCTTAATATGCACAAATGATGCTTCATTGGTACTATTTTGGGCTATTGTTTTGTGTTTTGCAGCAAAGTTTTTTAGAAATTCGGTATCAAAAATCACAACGACTTTTTCGAATTCGCCATCTTGTTTTTGTTTGTTGTATCGTGCCAGATGATTTTTGCGTACGATGCAATATTCACCAGGTTTAAGATGGTATTTGCTAATGCCGTCATAACCTTCGATCGTGCCTTTTGCGAGATACAAAAAGAAATGTTCGGCAATGAATTGTTCCGGTGATATTTCGGGACCAATATAACAGCTTTTAATTTCGGTATATCTCATGGTTTATCGTCTGTGAGTTAGGATTATTTCCACCATTGTTTAAAAACTTTGTGCTCATCAAAAATAACGATTTCTCCCATAAGAGGCGTTATCAACGGAATTTGATATTTAGCGTTGAGTCGGTTAAGCTCATTTAGCGGGGCGTTCCAGGTATGTTTGGCAAGGGCAAATTTAGAATTATGAACAGGAATTATGCTTTTGGCTTTAAGATCACGTGATGCCTGCAAGGTTTCTTCGGGCAACATATGGATGTAATGCCAGGCTTTATCGTATTGTCCGTTCTCCATAATCGCCACATCGATGGGGCCAAATTGTTTCCCGATTTCGGCAAAATGCGTGTCGTAACCACCATCGCCGCTGTAATATACCTTTAGCGTAGGCGAACTAATTAAATACGACGCCCACAAAGATTGATTTTGTTTTAAGCCGCGTCCTGATTTGTGTCTGGCCGGTAAAGTATGAATGGTATAGTTATTTTCGACCACCACATCATCGTTCCAGTCCTGTTCGATAATTTTTTCTTTTGGATATCCCCAACGTTCAAAATGTGCGCCAACGCCCAAACCGCAAATAATAGTTTTTACCTTGTCTTTGAGTGCCAGAATAGTTTCATAATCAAGGTGATCATAATGATCGTGCGAAATGAGTAAATAATCGATATTGGGTAAATCCTGCACGTGATAGGTATTGGTTCCGTCGAAAACCTTTACGGTATTGGGCAGAGGAGAAGCATTATCGCTAAAAATAGGATCAATTAAAATTTTCTTTCCGTCTATTTGCAAAAGCACGGAAGAATGCCCAAACCAAACCAAAAGATTCTGATCAGCCGGCAAATGCTTCAAATCTGTTTTTACAGACGGAATTCGTTTTGTAGGTTCGGTTGGAACGGTTTTATCGAAAAACGTTTTTGTTATTTCGCCCCAAAAGCTATATCCCGGAGCCAATGTTGGCGTATAAATCGTGTTCTGAAATTCTCCGTCTTTATAATGAGGCGATTTTTCGATTTGCAACATGCTTTTATCTGATGGTAAACTGCCAAAAGTTGCTTTTTGCATGTACAGAAAAACAGCAATGCCCAAAACGATTATTATCGTCAGGATTATGATCAAGATACGTTTAATGATTTTTAAAATTCTTTTTTTCATTTTGGATTGGCTGCTTTTTTTATATCAATGGCTTCAAGTACATTTTTTGAATACCCAATTTTTGTTACCGCAATCATGGCACGACCAATTTCTCTGACGGTACAACCAGTAAAAAATAAGCCCATAATAGGATAAAGAAACGTAATATATTTATTGAATCCTTTAAGGTGAATTTGCGTTTTATCAGGCTTCATTAATCCCGGGCGAAAATTGTATTGCGCTTTAAAACCTAAGGCTTTCAAAGCATTTTCGGTTTTTCCTTTTACGCGTGCCCACATTACTTTTCCGTTTTCAGAACTGTCTGTATGTGATCCTGAAATAAAATTGAAAGTAAGATTTGGGTTTTGGTCTAAAAGCACTTTCGCAAAATGCAAAGTAGTATCGTACGTAATATGCGTGTATTGTGCTTCATCCATGCCTACGCTGCTGATTCCGGCGCAATAAAAACAGGCATCATAATCTGCAAGCTGAGTATCACCGCTTGTCAGCGAAAGAAAATCCGGCACAAGATATTCTTTTAGTTTAGGATGTGATTTTCCGCTTGGTTTTCTGCCCACGTACAAAACTTGTTCTATCTGATTATTATCTAAACATTCGATCAAAACTCCTTCGCCCACCATTCCGGTAGCGCCTGTTACAATTACTTTCATATTTATATTTTAAGAGATTTCCATTTTATTAAACTAATTACGGTTGCCATAATAGCTTCTTCATTATTACGTGGTTTCCAGCCTAAAACTGTTCTG encodes:
- a CDS encoding helix-turn-helix domain-containing protein is translated as MRYTEIKSCYIGPEISPEQFIAEHFFLYLAKGTIEGYDGISKYHLKPGEYCIVRKNHLARYNKQKQDGEFEKVVVIFDTEFLKNFAAKHKTIAQNSTNEASFVHIKKSDLVPNFILSLMPYYNDGGEIDDTFSSIKREELLLILLKENTELTDILFDFAPPEKIDLEAYMNRNYKFNISMERFAYLTGRSISGFKRDFASIFSDTPSRWLIQRRLQEGYFLIEKKGKKPSDIYLDLGFEDLSHFSFAFKKKYGIAPSAILQR
- a CDS encoding helix-turn-helix domain-containing protein, which translates into the protein MSTLTKPNHIGRKISRIRELRDMKQEALAQALGTNQQAVSALENSETISDEKLIEVAKALGVSVEALKNFSEEAAINYFNNFTDSSAGTFNNHCTFNPLDKLMESVEENKKLYERLLQAEKDKIEYLEKLLKGN
- a CDS encoding NAD-dependent epimerase/dehydratase family protein, with the protein product MKVIVTGATGMVGEGVLIECLDNNQIEQVLYVGRKPSGKSHPKLKEYLVPDFLSLTSGDTQLADYDACFYCAGISSVGMDEAQYTHITYDTTLHFAKVLLDQNPNLTFNFISGSHTDSSENGKVMWARVKGKTENALKALGFKAQYNFRPGLMKPDKTQIHLKGFNKYITFLYPIMGLFFTGCTVREIGRAMIAVTKIGYSKNVLEAIDIKKAANPK
- a CDS encoding methyltransferase domain-containing protein; its protein translation is MPWNPEIYNKFKNIRYQPFYDLADFIKPVRGMKAIDLGCGTGEQTAILADKFKEADFLGVDSSAEMLEQSKSLETDRLHFRKATTEETLASGEKWDLIFSNAALQWSNDHETLFAELIKLVNLKGQFAIQMPVQPENKLNVILAELVDEEPFKSYLNGYKRDSPVLSIDEYAQIMFDGGLEELQIQQKVYPIIANDHETLYNFISGSALIPYIERLEGEQKALFIKTYKERIAEHFPKLPAIYSFKRLLLYGRKA
- a CDS encoding MBL fold metallo-hydrolase, which codes for MKKRILKIIKRILIIILTIIIVLGIAVFLYMQKATFGSLPSDKSMLQIEKSPHYKDGEFQNTIYTPTLAPGYSFWGEITKTFFDKTVPTEPTKRIPSVKTDLKHLPADQNLLVWFGHSSVLLQIDGKKILIDPIFSDNASPLPNTVKVFDGTNTYHVQDLPNIDYLLISHDHYDHLDYETILALKDKVKTIICGLGVGAHFERWGYPKEKIIEQDWNDDVVVENNYTIHTLPARHKSGRGLKQNQSLWASYLISSPTLKVYYSGDGGYDTHFAEIGKQFGPIDVAIMENGQYDKAWHYIHMLPEETLQASRDLKAKSIIPVHNSKFALAKHTWNAPLNELNRLNAKYQIPLITPLMGEIVIFDEHKVFKQWWK